In Streptomyces sp. NBC_01439, the following are encoded in one genomic region:
- a CDS encoding pyridoxamine 5'-phosphate oxidase family protein: MDHETARRPDHRPAPDPARSTEQLDRSEALRLLGTVSLGRIVFTHQALPVIRPMSHIVHGEDVLVQLDEGASHASLVAMPGEPGIVLAYEADAIDPDTHLGWSVVVVGYAELVVNRDEAERLAALLDPWRNEAMPRILRIRSELVTGFRLWPEPRPIPAAGEVRPRF, from the coding sequence ATGGATCACGAAACCGCCAGGAGACCGGACCACCGCCCTGCCCCGGACCCCGCGCGGTCCACGGAGCAGCTGGACCGCTCCGAAGCGTTGCGGCTCCTGGGTACCGTCTCGCTCGGCCGCATCGTCTTCACCCACCAAGCGCTGCCAGTCATCCGGCCGATGAGCCACATCGTCCACGGGGAGGACGTGCTCGTGCAGCTCGACGAAGGCGCTTCACACGCGTCGCTGGTGGCGATGCCGGGCGAGCCCGGCATCGTCCTCGCCTACGAAGCCGACGCCATCGACCCCGACACGCATCTCGGCTGGAGCGTCGTGGTGGTCGGCTACGCCGAGCTCGTCGTGAACCGCGACGAAGCCGAACGGCTCGCGGCGCTGCTCGATCCGTGGAGGAACGAGGCGATGCCCCGCATCCTGCGGATCCGGTCCGAACTCGTCACCGGGTTCCGCCTGTGGCCGGAACCTCGGCCGATTCCGGCCGCCGGCGAGGTCCGGCCCCGCTTCTGA
- a CDS encoding CBS domain-containing protein — protein MPASRYTVSDVMTHTAVAIGREASYKEIVELMDQWKVSAVPVLEGEGRVVGVVSEADLLPKEEFRRDDPVLPDQLEEASKAGGVLAEELMSSPAVTVHPDATLAEAARIMARKHVKRLPVVNGVGMLEGVVSRSDLLKVFLRPDEEIGEEIRDSVLTGLAPPVHLQASVKEGVVTLRGSLRDRALVPLMARAVRAVEGVVDVRMELEGQPTRAS, from the coding sequence ATGCCCGCGTCCCGGTACACCGTCAGCGACGTCATGACCCATACGGCTGTGGCCATCGGCCGCGAGGCTTCCTACAAGGAGATCGTCGAGCTGATGGACCAGTGGAAAGTCAGTGCTGTTCCCGTCCTGGAGGGCGAGGGGCGCGTCGTCGGAGTGGTCTCCGAGGCGGACCTGCTGCCGAAGGAGGAGTTCCGGCGGGACGACCCCGTGCTTCCTGATCAGCTGGAAGAGGCTTCCAAGGCAGGGGGTGTGCTGGCCGAGGAACTGATGTCGAGCCCAGCCGTGACTGTGCACCCCGACGCCACACTCGCCGAGGCTGCCCGGATCATGGCGCGAAAGCACGTGAAACGCCTCCCCGTGGTGAACGGTGTGGGGATGCTGGAGGGAGTCGTCAGCCGGAGCGACCTGCTCAAGGTGTTTCTGCGACCGGACGAGGAGATCGGCGAGGAGATCCGCGACTCGGTTCTCACCGGGCTCGCTCCTCCCGTACATCTGCAGGCGTCGGTGAAGGAGGGCGTCGTCACCTTGCGCGGATCGCTCCGTGATCGCGCACTGGTGCCGCTGATGGCCCGTGCGGTCCGTGCCGTGGAAGGCGTGGTGGACGTGCGGATGGAACTGGAAGGGCAGCCCACCAGAGCCTCCTGA
- a CDS encoding response regulator transcription factor — protein MSDVPAASYEGTVRVFLLDDHEVVRRGLYDLLDAEPDIEVVGEASTAAQALTRGPALRPDVAVLDVRLPDGDGITVCRELRSRMPELACLMLTSFDDEDALLDAIMAGAAGYVLKQIKGSDLVSAVRTVATGQSMLDPATTARLMHSLRDPEAVKAPDDDRLAALSERERSVLELIGEGLTNAQIAKRLYLSEKTVKNHISRLLGKLGVERRVQAAVIATQVHEHEPEHGKGRS, from the coding sequence ATGTCCGACGTACCGGCAGCCTCCTACGAGGGCACCGTCCGGGTCTTCCTCTTGGACGACCACGAGGTCGTACGCCGCGGCCTGTACGACCTGCTGGACGCGGAGCCGGACATCGAGGTCGTCGGTGAGGCGTCCACCGCCGCGCAGGCGCTGACCCGCGGACCGGCGCTGCGCCCGGACGTCGCCGTACTCGACGTCCGACTGCCCGACGGCGACGGGATCACCGTGTGCCGCGAGCTGCGCTCGCGCATGCCGGAACTCGCCTGCTTGATGCTGACCTCGTTCGATGACGAGGACGCGCTGCTCGACGCGATCATGGCTGGTGCGGCCGGCTACGTCCTCAAGCAGATCAAGGGGTCCGACCTCGTCTCGGCCGTACGGACGGTGGCGACCGGGCAGTCGATGCTGGACCCGGCGACGACCGCCCGCCTCATGCACTCCCTGCGGGACCCGGAGGCCGTCAAGGCCCCGGATGACGATCGGCTGGCCGCTCTCTCCGAGCGGGAGCGTTCCGTACTCGAACTGATCGGCGAGGGCCTCACCAACGCGCAGATCGCCAAGCGGCTGTACCTGTCCGAGAAGACGGTCAAGAACCACATCTCAAGGCTGCTGGGCAAGCTGGGGGTGGAGCGTCGGGTGCAGGCCGCTGTCATCGCCACGCAGGTCCATGAACACGAGCCGGAGCACGGCAAGGGCCGGAGCTGA